TCAACAGTTTAGATGGCAATCTGCTTCTTATAGAAGCTCAAGCAATATCACCGGGGCCTTGCGAAGTTTATTAAATAGGAGAAAAGAAAGATGAGATTATTTAAATTGCTTATTTTAATTCTTGTTTTGAGTGCAATTTCTTACTCAAAAGAAATCACAGATGATGGAGAACAAATTCATCGAGTTCCGTTCTTATCGTCTGGTAATGTAATAGAATTATCGGTTCAAAATATATCGGAGCAATCTGTATCAGGTATCAAGATAAACGTTACCGATGCGCCATTATGGTTGAATTTTAAATCGAAACAAAAAACAATTGAAGCGATTGAATCGAATGGTGAAAATACTGTTGAGTTTAGTTTTTCGGTTGATAAGACAGCAGTTGTAAATAAAGAACAGTCAATATCGTTTACTATCTCAACACCTGCAGGAGAAGTATGGACGAAGCGAGTAAAAATTGTAGTAACTCCGCCGGAAAGATTTGAGTTATATCAGAATTATCCGAATCCTTTTAACCCGTTAACAATTGTCAATTATCAATTGCCAATTGACAATTGGGTAATGTTAAAAGTTTACGATGTTTTGGGTCGTGAAGTGGCAACGCTTGTGGATGAGTTTAAAGAAGCCGGTTACCATCATGTAGTTATAGAAGGAACTAATTACTCCAGCGGTATATACTTTTATCAGATGACCTTTAAAGATCAGAGCGGTAAAACAACTATCGCACG
Above is a genomic segment from Bacteroidota bacterium containing:
- a CDS encoding T9SS type A sorting domain-containing protein, translated to MRLFKLLILILVLSAISYSKEITDDGEQIHRVPFLSSGNVIELSVQNISEQSVSGIKINVTDAPLWLNFKSKQKTIEAIESNGENTVEFSFSVDKTAVVNKEQSISFTISTPAGEVWTKRVKIVVTPPERFELYQNYPNPFNPLTIVNYQLPIDNWVMLKVYDVLGREVATLVDEFKEAGYHHVVIEGTNYSSGIYFYQMTFKDQSGKTTIARKKMVLIR